A window from Tenacibaculum singaporense encodes these proteins:
- the pheS gene encoding phenylalanine--tRNA ligase subunit alpha — translation MLDKVKELIGEVNAFNATSKEEIETFRIKYLGSKGILKDLFAEFKNVPNDQKKEFGQTINLLKNSAEEKVNMLKEAIENAVEEKGVYGDLTRPSEPINLGSRHPISLVKNQIIEVFNRIGFTVSEGPEIEDDWHNFTALNLPAYHPARDMQDTFFIEKNPDTLLRTHTSSVQVRYMENNEPPIRTISPGRVFRNEDISARAHCIFHQVEGLYIDTDVSFADLKQTLLYFTKEMFGKSKIRLRPSYFPFTEPSAEVDIYWGLETETDYRITKGTGWLEIMGCGMVDPNVLKNCNIDPTKYSGYAFGMGIERIAMLLYQIPDIRMFYENDKRFLEQFKSVI, via the coding sequence ATGTTAGACAAGGTAAAAGAATTGATTGGAGAGGTAAATGCTTTTAATGCCACTTCAAAAGAAGAAATTGAAACATTTAGAATTAAGTATTTAGGAAGCAAAGGAATATTAAAAGATTTATTTGCTGAATTTAAAAATGTACCTAACGACCAAAAGAAAGAATTTGGGCAAACCATTAATTTGCTTAAAAATTCTGCTGAAGAAAAAGTAAACATGTTAAAAGAAGCTATAGAAAATGCTGTTGAAGAAAAAGGTGTTTATGGCGATTTAACGCGTCCATCTGAACCAATTAATTTAGGTTCTCGTCACCCGATTTCTTTAGTAAAGAATCAAATTATCGAAGTATTTAACCGTATTGGTTTTACCGTTTCTGAAGGACCAGAAATTGAAGATGATTGGCATAACTTTACTGCTTTAAACTTACCAGCATATCATCCAGCGCGTGATATGCAAGATACTTTCTTCATTGAAAAGAACCCTGACACGTTATTAAGAACACATACCTCATCGGTACAAGTACGTTATATGGAAAACAACGAACCTCCAATTCGTACAATTTCTCCAGGACGTGTATTTAGAAACGAAGATATTTCAGCACGTGCACACTGTATTTTCCACCAAGTAGAAGGATTATATATTGATACTGATGTTTCGTTTGCCGATTTAAAGCAAACCTTATTATACTTTACCAAAGAAATGTTTGGTAAATCTAAAATACGTTTACGCCCGTCATACTTCCCATTTACTGAGCCAAGTGCCGAAGTAGATATTTACTGGGGATTAGAAACTGAAACCGATTACAGAATTACCAAAGGTACAGGTTGGTTAGAAATTATGGGATGCGGTATGGTAGACCCAAATGTATTAAAGAACTGTAATATCGACCCTACAAAATATAGCGGTTATGCTTTCGGAATGGGTATCGAGCGTATTGCAATGTTGTTATACCAAATTCCAGATATCCGTATGTTCTACGAAAATGACAAACGTTTCTTAGAGCAGTTTAAATCTGTAATTTAA
- a CDS encoding APC family permease, translated as MKQAISKKLNELESTAICGNDISSSVLYVSALAIAFAGQYAWITLLIVSVVLFLFRKIYGEVVGAMPLNGGAYNALLNTTSKLMASFAATLTILSYMATAVISANEAIHYLHHLIPSMPIIIATVGLLMLFASLTIGGITESAKVAVGIFLFHLLSLIVLALFIVFYLFQNGIGTLFSNWGHQSENSIWYAIFFGFAASMLGVSGFESSANFVEEQQKGVFPKTLKNMWVIVSIINPLMAIFALSLFAIPVLQSADYQNTLLVQMGEFVGGDWVAAIIAIDAFLVLSGAVLTSFVGVTGLLERMTLDRIMPQFFLKKNKRGSSYRIIILFFILAVSVLLITNGNVALLAGVYTISFLSVMALFAIGNILLKIRRNQLPRPEKATWASVLLAIIAVLCALTGNILMEPKDGLPSNTSVFLNYFIPTIIFIIIMLNRTVLLKLVLQIIYAIFNPLRRLVSSMDRKITKTINKINDQEFVFFTKGDNIATLNKVMLYIIKNEHTKKIKIVLALDEGDTIPENLPNEITFLDKEYPKIKVNFQVVQGKFSPELIRELSEKWNIPINFMFIGAPSDKFPYKVEELGGVRLIV; from the coding sequence ATGAAACAAGCTATTTCTAAAAAGCTTAATGAACTAGAATCAACTGCTATTTGTGGTAACGACATTAGCTCTTCTGTTTTATATGTATCAGCATTGGCTATTGCTTTTGCTGGTCAGTATGCATGGATAACTCTATTAATTGTGTCGGTAGTATTGTTTTTATTTCGGAAAATTTACGGTGAAGTTGTTGGTGCAATGCCTTTAAACGGTGGCGCATACAATGCTCTATTGAATACCACAAGTAAGTTAATGGCCTCTTTTGCAGCAACACTTACCATACTTTCTTATATGGCCACAGCTGTTATTTCAGCCAATGAAGCAATTCATTATCTACACCATCTAATTCCCTCAATGCCTATTATTATAGCAACTGTTGGACTTTTAATGCTTTTTGCTTCATTAACTATTGGTGGTATAACAGAATCAGCTAAAGTAGCTGTCGGAATCTTTTTATTTCATTTACTATCGTTAATCGTTCTTGCCCTTTTTATTGTTTTCTATTTGTTTCAAAACGGAATTGGCACTCTTTTTAGTAACTGGGGGCATCAATCTGAAAACAGTATATGGTATGCTATCTTTTTTGGTTTTGCAGCATCAATGTTAGGGGTTTCTGGTTTTGAAAGTTCTGCAAACTTTGTTGAAGAACAACAAAAAGGAGTGTTTCCTAAGACGTTAAAAAACATGTGGGTAATTGTAAGTATTATTAATCCTTTAATGGCTATTTTTGCATTATCTCTTTTCGCAATCCCTGTTTTACAGAGTGCTGATTATCAAAACACCTTATTAGTTCAAATGGGAGAATTTGTTGGAGGTGATTGGGTTGCTGCAATTATTGCTATAGATGCTTTTTTGGTATTAAGTGGAGCTGTTTTAACAAGCTTTGTTGGCGTTACTGGTTTACTTGAACGTATGACATTAGACCGAATTATGCCTCAATTCTTTTTAAAAAAGAACAAAAGAGGTAGTTCTTATCGAATTATTATTTTATTCTTTATTCTGGCAGTTTCTGTGTTACTTATAACTAACGGAAATGTTGCTTTATTAGCTGGTGTATATACTATTTCTTTTTTATCGGTAATGGCATTGTTTGCTATAGGAAACATCTTATTAAAAATAAGGAGAAATCAATTACCTAGACCAGAAAAGGCAACGTGGGCTTCTGTTTTATTAGCTATAATTGCTGTATTATGTGCTTTAACTGGTAATATTTTAATGGAACCAAAAGATGGTTTACCTAGCAACACTTCTGTATTTTTAAACTACTTTATTCCAACTATAATTTTCATTATAATTATGTTAAATCGTACTGTTTTATTAAAACTAGTACTACAAATAATTTATGCCATCTTTAATCCTTTGAGACGATTAGTTTCAAGCATGGATAGGAAAATTACCAAAACCATTAACAAAATAAACGACCAAGAGTTTGTCTTTTTTACAAAGGGAGACAATATTGCTACTTTGAATAAGGTTATGCTATACATTATTAAAAATGAGCATACAAAAAAGATAAAAATTGTATTAGCACTTGACGAAGGGGATACAATTCCTGAAAACTTACCTAATGAGATCACTTTTCTAGATAAAGAATATCCCAAGATTAAAGTAAACTTTCAAGTTGTTCAAGGAAAATTTAGTCCTGAGTTAATTAGAGAACTATCTGAGAAATGGAATATTCCTATTAACTTTATGTTTATAGGCGCTCCAAGTGATAAATTCCCTTACAAAGTTGAAGAACTAGGTGGCGTCCGATTAATCGTCTGA
- a CDS encoding chloride channel protein, which yields MPTSKEAYKKILIWRYKHISERQFVYVLSILVGFLAGIGTLILKNLTFYFHRILEDGLIKDYHHSLYFIFPIIGLFLVFYIKKYFIKKDIGHGISTTLQSISKKNGIIERYKIYASLITAPITVGFGGSVGLQGPAVSTGAALGSGVAQLFHMNMRTRMLLIGCATAGAMSSMFKAPIAAIIFAVEIFSLDLAFASLVPLLLASVSAVITSYFFLGKDVLFSVQLQDAFEINDLIFYIALAIFTGFSSVYFSKIYFRIINFFKKYNPFKRLVFGGVAIGIMLFLIPPLFGEGYGIINNLLSENASAALKSIHYSIDFDNVWMVIIFLLIIGVFKVIAMTTTFAAGGVGGIFIPTLVMGSALGNVTAKIINQFGFDVSETNFTLIGMTGLMAGVLHAPLTAIFLIAEITGGYDLFVPLMLVSAVSYAITKYFVSNSIYTIELAKRGELITHNKDKNVMMMMKISKIIEKNFIKIYPDMTLGEMLKQAVSKSKRNIFPVVDNENKFMGIVLLDDIRPMMFNQELYDTTTVKDIMKIAPAIIFYDDDTEKVMQKFKESGAWNLPVVKNGVYVGFISKSKLLSVYRNKLIEVTV from the coding sequence ATGCCTACATCTAAAGAAGCTTATAAAAAAATATTAATTTGGAGATACAAACATATCTCTGAACGACAGTTTGTATATGTTTTAAGTATTTTAGTAGGGTTTTTAGCAGGTATTGGCACCTTAATTCTTAAGAACCTTACTTTTTACTTTCACCGTATTTTAGAAGATGGGCTTATTAAAGATTATCATCATTCTTTGTACTTTATTTTTCCTATTATAGGGTTATTTTTAGTGTTTTACATAAAGAAATATTTCATCAAAAAAGATATTGGTCACGGTATTTCTACCACTTTACAGTCCATTTCTAAAAAGAATGGAATTATTGAGCGTTATAAAATTTATGCTTCGTTAATTACAGCCCCCATAACTGTAGGTTTTGGAGGTTCTGTAGGATTACAAGGTCCAGCAGTAAGTACAGGTGCTGCCTTAGGTTCTGGTGTAGCACAGTTATTTCATATGAACATGAGAACTCGTATGCTATTAATTGGTTGCGCTACTGCAGGAGCGATGTCTTCAATGTTCAAAGCTCCTATTGCTGCTATTATTTTTGCAGTAGAAATTTTTAGTTTAGACCTTGCTTTTGCTTCGTTAGTTCCGTTATTATTAGCATCTGTTTCTGCTGTAATTACTTCTTATTTCTTTTTAGGGAAAGATGTATTATTTAGCGTCCAACTTCAAGATGCTTTTGAAATTAACGATCTTATCTTTTACATAGCTTTGGCTATTTTTACAGGATTTTCTTCTGTATATTTTTCTAAAATCTATTTTAGAATCATTAATTTTTTCAAAAAATACAATCCTTTTAAACGATTAGTATTTGGTGGGGTTGCCATTGGTATAATGTTGTTTTTAATTCCTCCTTTATTTGGTGAAGGGTACGGAATTATCAATAATTTATTGTCTGAAAATGCTAGTGCCGCTCTCAAAAGTATCCATTATTCAATTGATTTTGACAATGTGTGGATGGTTATAATTTTTCTATTAATTATTGGTGTTTTTAAAGTAATTGCCATGACAACTACTTTTGCTGCGGGTGGAGTTGGTGGAATTTTTATTCCAACACTTGTTATGGGAAGTGCTTTGGGAAATGTTACTGCTAAAATTATCAACCAATTCGGATTTGATGTCTCGGAAACTAACTTCACGCTGATTGGTATGACAGGCTTAATGGCAGGGGTTTTACACGCACCTTTAACGGCTATTTTCTTAATTGCTGAAATAACCGGAGGCTATGATTTATTTGTTCCATTGATGCTCGTTTCAGCAGTTTCTTATGCCATTACCAAATACTTTGTTTCTAATTCAATTTATACTATTGAGCTAGCTAAACGTGGTGAACTTATTACGCACAATAAAGATAAAAATGTAATGATGATGATGAAGATTAGTAAAATTATTGAAAAGAACTTTATTAAAATTTACCCTGACATGACCCTAGGAGAGATGCTTAAACAAGCTGTTTCTAAATCGAAACGGAATATTTTTCCTGTTGTTGATAATGAAAATAAGTTTATGGGAATTGTTTTGCTAGATGATATCCGCCCTATGATGTTTAATCAAGAGCTGTACGATACAACTACTGTTAAAGATATTATGAAGATAGCTCCCGCCATTATTTTTTATGATGATGACACTGAAAAGGTGATGCAAAAATTTAAAGAAAGTGGTGCTTGGAACTTGCCTGTAGTTAAAAACGGTGTGTATGTTGGATTTATTTCTAAGTCAAAACTACTCTCTGTGTATAGAAACAAGCTAATTGAGGTTACTGTTTAG
- a CDS encoding alanine/glycine:cation symporter family protein: MFLSIQDLVAQFSSWVWGIPLLILLIGGGLYLFIYSGLVPFRYIGHAVAILRGKYDKADSPGDLSHYEALSSAIAATVGMGNISGVAIAIATGGPGAIFWMWVSAFVGMATKFFTCSLSVMYRGKDENGNVKGGPMYVITEGLGKRWKPLAVFFASAGLIGTLPAFQANQLTQTLIDVFQVQETNHFTAKLLLGITIAIIVAMVIFGGIKRIGSVAGKLVPVMVVVYLITVLTILFLRMEQVPGIFSLIFEDAFSGKSVLGGALGVLIITGVKRAAFSNEAGLGTAPMMHGTAKTKEPIREGLVAMLGPAIDTLLVCSLTALAILASGVWKGFEGNGISMTLAAFDAVLPHNIGSVILTICVLIFAFSTLFTYSFYGLSCLSFLTNTKIGKNYNYIYILTIVIASIIKLDFVINLIDSAYALMAIPTVLSTLILAPKVKREARKYFQKLKTNSF; the protein is encoded by the coding sequence ATGTTTTTAAGCATTCAAGACTTAGTTGCACAATTCTCTTCTTGGGTATGGGGAATCCCCTTATTAATATTACTTATTGGTGGTGGATTATACCTATTTATCTACTCAGGATTAGTCCCTTTCAGATATATTGGTCATGCTGTCGCCATTTTAAGAGGAAAATACGACAAAGCAGACTCTCCTGGAGATTTATCACATTACGAAGCCTTATCATCTGCCATAGCAGCTACTGTAGGAATGGGAAATATTAGTGGAGTTGCTATTGCCATTGCAACGGGAGGTCCTGGTGCTATTTTTTGGATGTGGGTAAGTGCTTTTGTAGGAATGGCAACTAAGTTTTTCACCTGTAGTTTATCGGTAATGTATCGAGGAAAAGATGAAAACGGAAATGTAAAAGGAGGACCAATGTATGTAATTACTGAAGGTTTAGGAAAGCGCTGGAAGCCTTTAGCTGTGTTTTTTGCTTCTGCAGGATTAATAGGAACTCTACCTGCTTTTCAAGCAAACCAATTAACACAAACGTTGATTGACGTTTTTCAGGTACAAGAAACCAATCATTTCACTGCAAAATTATTACTAGGAATTACCATTGCCATTATTGTAGCTATGGTAATTTTTGGGGGAATTAAACGAATTGGTAGTGTTGCAGGTAAATTAGTTCCTGTAATGGTAGTAGTATATCTTATTACAGTATTAACTATCCTGTTTTTAAGAATGGAACAAGTTCCGGGTATTTTTTCTTTAATTTTTGAAGATGCTTTTTCAGGAAAATCTGTTTTAGGAGGTGCTTTAGGGGTTTTGATAATTACTGGTGTTAAACGTGCTGCATTTTCTAACGAAGCAGGATTAGGTACAGCACCTATGATGCACGGAACAGCGAAAACCAAAGAACCTATCCGTGAAGGATTGGTTGCTATGTTAGGACCTGCTATTGATACACTATTAGTTTGTTCTTTAACTGCCTTGGCTATTTTAGCTTCGGGAGTTTGGAAAGGTTTTGAAGGTAACGGAATTTCTATGACATTGGCTGCATTTGATGCGGTACTTCCTCACAACATAGGAAGTGTTATTTTAACCATTTGTGTATTGATTTTTGCTTTCTCAACACTATTTACCTACTCCTTTTATGGATTGAGTTGTTTGAGTTTTTTAACCAATACTAAAATAGGAAAGAACTACAATTACATCTACATCCTTACCATTGTAATTGCCTCTATCATCAAATTAGACTTTGTTATCAATCTAATTGATAGTGCGTATGCTTTAATGGCAATCCCTACAGTATTGTCAACGCTGATTTTAGCTCCAAAAGTAAAAAGAGAAGCTAGAAAATATTTTCAGAAGCTAAAAACTAATTCGTTTTAA
- the aspS gene encoding aspartate--tRNA ligase, which translates to MYRTHTCGELRASHINTEVTLSGWVQKSRDKGFMIWVDLRDRYGITQLIFDEERTSKELMEKAKTLGREFVVQVTGKVIERQSKNVNIPTGDVEVLVSNLEILNEAKLPPFTIEDETDGGEDLRMKYRYLDIRRNPVKNSLVFRHKVSMEVRKYLSDKGFIDVETPYLIKSTPEGARDFLVPSRMNAGQFYALPQSPQTFKQLLMVGGMDKYFQIVKCFRDEDLRADRQPEFTQIDCEMAFVEQEDVLEIFEGMTRHLLKEINGVDVEKFPRITFDEAMRKYGNDKPDIRFGMEFGELNEVAQHKDFKVFNDAELVVGIAVPGGASYTRKEIDKLIDWVKRPQVGALGMVYVKCNEDGSFKSSVDKFYDQDDLAKWAEATGAKAGDLICVLSGNTNKVRVQLSALRMEMAERLGLRKPNEFAPLWVIDFPLLELDEETGHYHAMHHPFTSPKPGQLALLDTDPGAVKANAYDLVLNGNEIGGGSIRIHDKETQAIMFKHLGFTEEEAKAQFGFLMDAFEYGAPPHGGLAFGLDRLVAILGGQETIRDFIAFPKNNSGRDVMIDAPATIDDEQLQELSIKLDVKS; encoded by the coding sequence ATGTACAGAACGCATACTTGTGGCGAGTTAAGAGCATCGCACATCAATACTGAAGTAACCCTTTCTGGATGGGTACAAAAATCACGTGATAAAGGTTTTATGATTTGGGTAGATTTACGTGATCGTTACGGAATTACACAGTTAATTTTCGACGAAGAGCGTACTTCTAAAGAGTTAATGGAAAAAGCCAAAACGTTAGGACGTGAGTTTGTAGTACAAGTAACTGGAAAAGTGATTGAGCGTCAATCTAAAAACGTAAATATTCCAACAGGTGATGTAGAAGTTTTAGTATCGAACTTAGAAATTTTAAACGAAGCTAAATTACCTCCTTTTACTATAGAAGATGAAACGGATGGGGGTGAAGATTTACGTATGAAATATCGTTATTTAGATATTCGTCGTAATCCGGTAAAAAACAGCTTAGTTTTCCGTCATAAAGTGTCGATGGAAGTTCGTAAATATTTATCTGACAAAGGATTTATTGATGTGGAAACTCCATATTTAATTAAATCCACTCCAGAAGGAGCACGTGATTTCTTAGTGCCTTCTCGTATGAACGCGGGACAATTTTACGCCTTACCTCAATCACCACAAACCTTTAAACAGTTGTTAATGGTAGGTGGTATGGATAAATACTTCCAGATTGTAAAATGTTTTAGAGATGAAGATTTACGTGCCGACCGTCAACCAGAATTTACACAAATAGACTGTGAAATGGCGTTTGTTGAGCAAGAAGATGTGTTAGAGATTTTTGAAGGAATGACACGTCATTTATTGAAAGAAATCAACGGAGTTGACGTAGAGAAATTCCCAAGAATTACTTTTGATGAAGCGATGCGTAAATATGGTAACGACAAACCAGATATCCGTTTTGGAATGGAATTTGGCGAGTTAAACGAAGTAGCACAGCACAAAGACTTTAAAGTATTTAACGATGCTGAATTAGTAGTAGGTATTGCTGTACCAGGAGGAGCTTCATACACTCGTAAAGAGATTGATAAGTTAATTGACTGGGTAAAGCGTCCGCAAGTAGGAGCTTTAGGAATGGTATATGTAAAGTGTAACGAAGATGGAAGCTTTAAATCGTCGGTAGATAAATTCTATGATCAAGACGATTTAGCAAAATGGGCTGAAGCTACAGGAGCAAAGGCTGGGGATTTAATTTGTGTGCTTTCAGGAAATACTAACAAAGTTCGCGTACAATTAAGTGCTTTACGTATGGAAATGGCAGAGCGTTTAGGTTTACGTAAACCAAACGAATTTGCTCCGTTATGGGTAATCGATTTCCCATTACTAGAATTAGATGAAGAAACAGGACACTACCATGCAATGCACCATCCATTTACCTCTCCGAAACCAGGTCAATTAGCATTATTAGATACTGATCCAGGAGCAGTAAAAGCTAACGCTTATGATTTAGTATTAAACGGAAACGAAATTGGTGGAGGTTCTATTAGAATTCACGATAAAGAAACTCAGGCAATCATGTTTAAGCATTTAGGATTTACCGAAGAAGAGGCAAAAGCTCAGTTCGGATTCTTAATGGATGCTTTTGAATACGGAGCACCACCACATGGAGGTTTAGCTTTTGGATTAGATAGATTGGTAGCTATTTTAGGAGGTCAAGAAACCATTAGAGATTTTATTGCCTTCCCTAAAAACAATTCAGGTCGTGATGTAATGATAGACGCACCTGCAACTATAGATGATGAACAACTACAAGAACTAAGCATCAAACTAGATGTGAAATCTTAA
- a CDS encoding M28 family peptidase, with protein MLKKLYLLPVLLLFLSCKNEKVVPVLKTSNYFDILNEEFTGDLAYETTSFVEKYWRVVGNTGFNKSVYKIAEELEKSGFVKEDSATSKDILTYRIEKRPLKKPTWESVNASVMIVGEDIPLLQHSTNRNMIALNSYSTPKEGVTAEVVYVKDIKKLKELDVKGKIVFAETSPHRIFNQAIVKGGALGLITYSNPKYLQPQKNTTSIQFRSIPLNEEVKSWAVAMSYKAKEELKVALLKGKVSLNVQVKTNIYPSEELTIVADIKGNKYPKERLIFSAHIQEPGANDNATGVGVALEMATLTSKLIKNNIFVPNRSLTFLWGDEIISTNRYVKEDTIRAKDIKWGISLDMVGEDTQKTGGTFLIEKMPDPSAIWTRGNDKHTEWGGRKMKLEEMTPHYLNDFLIKKFKEQGKRTNWVVNTNPFEGGSDHVPFLKRNIPSVLFWHFTDQFYHTDNDRIDKVSQKTLKNVGIASLASAYTLLNADNTTAKLILQDIEKAAISRLQEEKKQSEIALKKGDSLSTQLSIISAWKDWYINSTKTTLDVVKDSISHQENIKETSKKIDSLSSEIIEELKRIKTN; from the coding sequence ATGCTAAAAAAACTTTATTTATTACCTGTCCTTTTATTGTTTCTAAGTTGTAAGAATGAAAAAGTAGTTCCAGTTTTAAAAACCTCTAATTATTTCGATATTTTAAATGAAGAGTTTACTGGAGATTTAGCTTATGAAACAACTTCTTTTGTAGAAAAATATTGGCGTGTTGTTGGTAACACAGGCTTTAATAAAAGTGTATACAAAATTGCAGAAGAATTAGAAAAATCAGGATTTGTTAAAGAAGATAGTGCTACAAGTAAAGATATTTTAACCTACAGAATAGAAAAAAGACCCTTAAAAAAACCTACTTGGGAATCTGTGAATGCTTCTGTAATGATAGTTGGAGAAGATATTCCTCTTTTACAGCATAGCACCAATAGAAATATGATTGCTTTAAACTCTTACAGTACACCTAAAGAAGGGGTGACAGCTGAAGTAGTATATGTTAAAGACATAAAAAAGTTGAAAGAGTTAGATGTTAAAGGGAAGATTGTTTTTGCTGAAACAAGCCCTCATAGAATATTTAATCAAGCTATTGTAAAAGGCGGAGCTTTGGGGCTTATTACCTATAGCAATCCAAAATACTTACAACCTCAGAAAAATACTACTTCTATTCAATTTAGATCAATCCCGTTAAATGAAGAAGTAAAATCTTGGGCAGTTGCCATGTCTTATAAAGCGAAAGAAGAATTAAAAGTAGCATTATTAAAAGGAAAAGTATCTCTAAATGTACAAGTTAAAACCAATATTTATCCATCAGAAGAACTGACAATTGTTGCTGATATAAAAGGGAATAAGTACCCTAAAGAGCGTTTGATTTTTAGTGCTCACATACAAGAACCTGGAGCTAACGATAATGCTACAGGTGTTGGAGTTGCTTTAGAAATGGCCACACTTACTTCTAAGCTTATCAAAAACAACATATTTGTACCTAATAGAAGCTTAACCTTTTTATGGGGAGATGAAATTATTTCAACAAATAGATATGTGAAAGAAGATACAATTAGAGCAAAAGATATTAAATGGGGAATTTCTTTAGATATGGTTGGAGAAGATACCCAAAAAACAGGCGGTACTTTTTTAATTGAAAAAATGCCTGATCCTAGTGCTATTTGGACAAGAGGTAATGACAAACATACCGAATGGGGAGGGCGCAAAATGAAGCTTGAAGAAATGACTCCGCACTATTTGAATGATTTTTTAATTAAGAAGTTTAAAGAACAAGGAAAGAGAACAAATTGGGTAGTGAATACAAATCCGTTTGAAGGAGGTAGCGATCATGTGCCTTTTTTAAAGAGAAATATTCCTAGTGTTTTGTTCTGGCACTTTACTGACCAATTTTATCATACGGATAATGATCGAATTGATAAAGTGTCTCAAAAAACACTGAAAAATGTGGGAATTGCTTCATTGGCTTCAGCATATACCTTATTAAATGCGGATAATACTACTGCAAAATTAATACTTCAAGATATTGAAAAAGCGGCGATATCAAGACTTCAAGAAGAAAAGAAGCAAAGCGAAATTGCATTAAAAAAGGGAGATTCGTTATCAACCCAACTATCCATTATTTCAGCTTGGAAAGATTGGTATATCAATTCAACCAAAACAACTTTAGATGTTGTAAAGGATTCAATAAGTCATCAAGAAAATATAAAAGAAACCTCTAAAAAAATAGATTCTTTATCTTCTGAAATAATAGAAGAGCTTAAACGTATTAAAACGAATTAG
- the gdhA gene encoding NADP-specific glutamate dehydrogenase, translating to MESKIQAFMDYVKERNAYEPEFLQAVHEVAETVIPFIENNPKYQGKKLLERMVEPERTIMFRVPWVDDNGETQVNRGYRVEFNSAIGPYKGGLRFHPSVNLSILKFLGFEQVFKNSLTTLPMGGGKGGSDFNPKGKSDREVMAFCQSFMTELARHIGPDTDVPAGDIGVGGREIGYMFGQYKRLRNEFTGVLTGKGASWGGSLIRPEATGYGDVYFAENMLKTKGDSFEGKTVVVSGSGNVAQYATEKATQLGAKVVTLSDSSGYIYDEDGIDAEKLAFVQELKNVKRGRIHEYVEKYPSAKFFKGERPWGTKCDVALPCATQNELNGEEAKALVDNGCICVAEGANMPSTPEAIEVFQNAKILFAPGKASNAGGVATSGLEMSQNSLRLSWTREEVDNKLHSIMNNIHEACVKYGTQEGGYVDYVKGANIAGFVKVADAMLDQGAV from the coding sequence ATGGAATCTAAGATACAAGCATTTATGGATTACGTAAAAGAACGTAATGCATATGAACCAGAGTTTTTGCAAGCTGTACATGAGGTAGCAGAAACAGTAATTCCGTTTATAGAAAATAATCCAAAATATCAAGGTAAGAAATTACTAGAGCGTATGGTTGAACCTGAACGTACTATTATGTTTAGAGTACCATGGGTTGATGATAACGGAGAAACTCAAGTGAACAGAGGGTATAGAGTTGAGTTTAACTCAGCAATTGGTCCTTATAAAGGAGGGTTACGTTTTCATCCTTCAGTAAACTTATCAATCTTAAAATTTTTAGGATTTGAGCAAGTTTTCAAAAACTCATTAACAACCTTACCAATGGGTGGTGGTAAAGGAGGATCTGACTTTAATCCTAAAGGAAAGTCTGACCGTGAAGTAATGGCTTTTTGTCAATCATTTATGACAGAATTAGCACGTCATATTGGTCCTGATACTGATGTTCCTGCTGGAGATATTGGTGTTGGAGGTCGTGAAATTGGTTACATGTTTGGTCAATACAAGCGTTTACGTAACGAGTTTACCGGAGTATTAACTGGTAAAGGAGCTTCTTGGGGAGGTTCATTAATCCGTCCTGAAGCTACAGGTTATGGAGATGTTTACTTTGCAGAAAATATGTTAAAAACCAAAGGAGATTCTTTCGAGGGTAAAACTGTAGTTGTTTCTGGTTCTGGTAACGTAGCACAATATGCTACTGAAAAAGCAACTCAATTAGGAGCTAAAGTGGTTACTTTATCTGATTCATCAGGTTATATCTATGATGAAGATGGTATTGATGCTGAAAAATTAGCTTTTGTACAAGAGTTAAAGAATGTAAAACGTGGAAGAATCCATGAATACGTAGAAAAATATCCATCAGCAAAATTCTTTAAAGGTGAAAGGCCTTGGGGAACTAAGTGTGATGTAGCTTTACCATGTGCAACTCAAAATGAGTTAAATGGAGAAGAAGCAAAAGCATTAGTTGATAATGGATGTATTTGTGTTGCTGAAGGAGCAAACATGCCATCTACTCCAGAGGCTATTGAAGTATTCCAAAATGCAAAAATCTTATTTGCACCAGGAAAAGCTTCAAATGCAGGAGGTGTAGCAACATCTGGGTTAGAAATGTCTCAAAACTCTTTACGTTTATCTTGGACTCGTGAAGAAGTAGATAATAAGTTACATTCTATTATGAATAATATTCACGAAGCTTGTGTAAAGTATGGTACACAAGAAGGTGGATATGTTGATTATGTAAAAGGAGCAAATATTGCTGGTTTTGTTAAGGTTGCTGATGCAATGCTTGATCAAGGAGCAGTATAA